The proteins below are encoded in one region of Aspergillus nidulans FGSC A4 chromosome III:
- a CDS encoding putative RNA exonuclease (transcript_id=CADANIAT00006101), with translation MDSKGPTNIPHFCHACQRTFVDANALRMHRRSSKAHTTERPVSPTKPIPGTRLMPKVRSISPTDRNGPNTESSSKPQCKLCNRAFKDENALSDHERSQSHKDKYKASHAVLIAGAGSKNPESTNETVQKKPRSRGKKKSSRSTVVSAAEAVNKREKPAFTSMPTSSSTAMVSLSTTMAAPSAQPGDGERKDELALHTIVLPQSKVPVPVPVPLSKSESLVQHNWKESWSGSWTSIPLAERESMLRLLETKCHSRKSLAKEHYWMRVPTQAEIEMTRKCDNCGVTKGQTDATGSSSASSKCRFHPTKKGFLSEVRGRGHGARKARCINCQHYGMSNGCIELLTHDFKQADIKFAQSRPSPAKNANARQAVVLDCEMVGVVGPNNSEVSEVVRLAAVDFLSGEVLVNTFVEPAADQRVINWRTRVSGVNKSLLSEMKKQGQTVQGWEAARDLLWMFVDKQTILIGHSLHNDLAVLGMVHQRIVDSAILTRDAVAGAKEDCARVRKLAKTFFELDIQTGKGHDCLEDTFAAREVVLWCLGNPEKLREWAAGEREVMALKKGRK, from the exons GCTCCTCCAAAGCACATACTACCGAACGTCCAGTTTCACCAACAAAACCAATCCCAGGAACCAGGCTTATGCCG AAAGTCAGGTCCATTAGCCCCACGGATCGCAACGGTCCCAACACGGAGTCAAGCTCCAAACCCCAGTGCAAGCTCTGTAACAGGGCTTTCAAAGACGAGAATGCACTGAGTGACCACGAGCGCTCGCAGAGCCATAAAGACAAGTACAAAGCAAGCCATGCAGTTTTGATAGCAGGCGCAGGCAGTAAAAATCCAGAGTCAACAAACGAGACAGTCCAGAAGAAGCCGCGGTCGAGAGGTAAGAAAAAGAGCTCGAGATCTACCGTCGTCtctgctgcagaagcagtGAATAAACGGGAAAAACCTGCGTTCACGTCTATGCCGACCTCTTCGTCTACTGCGATGGTTAGTCTGTCGACAACAATGGCTGCGCCTTCTGCCCAGCCTGGAGACGGGGAGCGTAAAGACGAGTTAGCTCTTCATACTATTGTTCTGCCTCAATCTAAAGTTCCagtcccagttccagtcCCACTGAGCAAATCAGAAAGCCTCGTTCAACATAACTGGAAGGAATCATGGTCAGGCTCATGGACATCTATTCCGCTCGCCGAACGCGAGAGCATGCTCCGTTTGCTCGAAACAAAATGCCACTCAAGGAAATCTCTCGCCAAAGAGCACTACTGGATGCGAGTTCCAACTCAAGCGGAGATCGAGATGACGAGAAAATGCGATAACTGTGGGG TCACGAAAGGGCAAACAGATGCCACAGGTTCTTCGAGCGCGAGTTCAAAATGCCGGTTTCACCCAACTAAAAAGGGTTTCCTG AGTGAGGTTCGCGGGCGAGGACACGGAGCCCGGAAAGCCCGGTGCATCAACTGCCAGCACTACGGGATGAGCAACGGCTGTATAGAACTTCTAACCCACGACTTCAAACAAGCAGACATCAAGTTCGCACAGTCAAGGCCAAGCCCGGCGAAGAATGCCAATGCTCGGCAAGCCGTCGTGCTGGACTGCGAGATGGTCGGCGTTGTTGGTCCTAACAACAGCGAGGTCAGCGAGGTGGTTCGCCTTGCTGCGGTGGACTTTCTGAGCGGGGAGGTTCTGGTTAATACCTTCGTTGAGCCGGCTGCTGATCAGCGCGTTATCAACTGGCGGACCCGGGTGAGCGGTGTGAACAAGTCTCTTCTGAGCGAGATGAAGAAACAAGGGCAGACAGTGCAAGGTTGGGAAGCTGCGCGGGATCTTCTGTGGATGTTTGTCGATAAGCAGACTATACTGATAGGGCATAGTCTTCATAATGACCTGGCAGTGCTGGGAATGGTGCATCAGCGGATCGTGGATTCGGCGATCTTGACAAGGGATGCGGTTGCTGGTGCGAAGGAGGACTGCGCCAGGGTCAGGAAGCTTGCTAAAACGTTCTTTGAATTGGACATACAGACAGGAAAGGGACATGATTGTCTGGAGGATACATTTGCCGCGAGGGAGGTCGTGCTTTGGTGCCTGGGTAATCCAGAGAAGCTGCGGGAGTGGGCAGCGGGTGAGAGGGAGGTTatggcgttgaagaagggaCGAAAGTAG
- a CDS encoding uncharacterized protein (transcript_id=CADANIAT00006102): MAQGSSVILALVPLVPGQYKLDARHSVVGNATNLTRDARMCGEEGAGSGETGTGGKTKMIAYSHQIPIPGKLRSLPDASIRMSSSIAVDKNPPRHPSSTATRPIEVTESPFPDWEYGQGVLDGVSRFNFHTEIDPYASTRETVSNYRFLISAITPRPIEFVSTVSASLAKYWEVVENLAPFSYFQLVDHDPPMLILGFSGRPGREKDTFRNLKETGDV; the protein is encoded by the exons ATGGCTCAGGGCTCATCCGTCATACTAGCCCTAGTCCCACTGGTACCCGGACAGTATAAGCTTGATGCTCGGCATAGTGTTGTGGGCAACGCTACCAATTTAAC GCGCGATGCGAGGATGtgcggcgaggaaggcgCAGGCAGTGGCGAGACCGGTACAGGTGGAAAGACCAAGATGATAGCGTA CAGCCACCAGATCCCTATTCCCGGCAAACTAAGGTCATTGCCAGATGCTAGTATCAGAATGAGCTCTTCTATAGCAGTGGATAAA AATCCACCCAGGCACCCTTCAAGCACTGCAACTCGCCCCATTGAAGTCACAGAATCCCCGTTTCCAGACTGGGAGTATGGACAGGGCGTCCTGGACGGAGTaagccggttcaacttccATACCGAAATTGATCCCTACGCCTCAACCAGGGAGACAGTCAGCAACTACCGTTTTCTCATCTCAGCTATCACACCGCGGCCAATCGAGTTTGTCAGCACTGTTTCCGCGTCATTAGCGAAATATTGGGAGGTTGTCGAGAATCTGGCTCCATTCAGCTACTTCCAGCTAGTCGACCATGATCCGCCCATGCTAATTCTGGGCTTCTCGGGCCGACCTGGGCGGGAGAAAGATACGTTTCGGAATCTCAAAGAGACAGGAGATGTGTGA